CGTCATGAAAATCACCTATGGCGCCGACCCCGCAGACTTTGAGCTTTATCCGGTGAAGTTTCAGATCTGGGCATCGGCCGACAACCAAACCGTCAGGGTTCGAATCTGGGAACCAGCTGGCAACGAACGTACGTACTTCGACTCGTCCGACCAACCGTTGAGAACAGGCCGCATCGTCGTGCACACGGCGCGGAATAAATAGCGCCTGCTCACACGTATGGAGCCGACTGTACTGTTGTGCATTCGGCTCCCGCGTGACGGGCAAGCGCACGAGAATGCCGAACACGTTCGCTATGTGGGCGACGAAGAAAGGACACGATAGATGGGCACACGACGTCGCACCACTGGTACGCGACCACGTCCTCGGAAACCGGCGCTCACCGATCTTGAATCAACGGGGCGCAGGCGGTCTCCAGCTCGGTGTTTAAACTTTCGCCCAGCTGTCACGTTCACACCTCGTCCCGACGGCTGAGTTTTGCGCTGTGAGTACGCCGCCGGATTCCGTAAGGAGTCCGGCGGCGTCTCATTTTGCGGCGAAACGCGTCTGGCTCGTGCGGTGCTACAACGCCGTCACCCACGCCTCCCACGCACTCCGCGTCGCGCCAAGATCGCGTCCGCCGTTGAGTCGCACGAGCAGGGCGTGCGCGTCGGTCGCCACTCCCGGCGCCTCGGAGCCCAAGTGGTCGAGCAGCCAATTGGCGTTGTCGTGAAGCAGCGCCGAGGCGAGCGTTGGATCGATCTGCGTCCGCACCAACACGTGGAATACCTCGCCGATCGCTGACACGTTCGTGCCGGCGAGCAGTGCACGCAGGTCGTCGACGGCCGGCGTCCAATCGACGGTGCGCGTCGGCATGGCACGCATCGCGTCGGAGGCGGTGGTACGGACGGCCTCGTGTGGATCGCGCAGCGCATGCGCCAGTGCATGCCACGTGGAGTCGTGCGCGCCGAAGTTGCTCAGCACAACGGCGGCGCTCATGCGATTCACCCAGAATCCGTCATGCTGCACGGCCCGCATCGCCCGTCGACGCGCCGTGTCGCCTTGCTGCGTGCGCAAAAAGGCGGTGAGTCGGTTCGCGTCGTCCACCGCCGTGGGCGCCTTGCTCCGCTTCGCAAAATCGGTAGCCATCAACACGCGTGTCGCGCTGTCCCCATGCTGCAACCAATTCATGAAACGCCCCATCCAGACACCGCCGGCGGTGTCGGTGATGGGCACGATCAGCGGCGCATAATCGGGACGAAGCGACTGGAAGCTGTCGACGGGAACGGTGTTCCAGCGGACGCGAGCGCGCTCTTGCGGCTCCACGAGTTTTATCAGGAGAAACTCGGCGCCCGGTGGGCCGAATCCCTCGTAGGTCATGACCAGGGCGTCGGCGAAGCCAAGCTTTTCGCGCAGCGTTGCCATGCAGGCGGCGTCGTGGAGATCCTGGCCTGGCACGTAATGGCGAATGGAGTCGCGCAGCATCGGTAACGTCCAATGCTTCAGTCCCATCACCTCGACCCGGGCCTTGGGCGCGTCGTATCGCGCCTGGGCCGAGAGGTTCGTGGGGGCGACGGCCAAGAAGAACCACAGGGCAATAGAGAATCGCATGCGCTCACTCGGAAAAGGGACGAGCGAGAATATAGCGCCGTGAACTTGCACGGGTGCCCACCTCCCTCCCTATCTCACCCCGTGCACCGCGCGTAGCTTGCGGATGAGCCTCGATCATCGGTTCGTCCCTCTGTCCGCGTCGCCGCCAGCCCCTTCGTGAATCCGGATGTAAACGCGTCCCTCTACGATAGCGCGGCGCAGGTGCGGTGGATTCTCCACCTCGCGTGCGCGGCCACGTTTATGGTCGTGATGACGCTGCTGGCCAACCGACTGCGGCGCCCGATCATGCAGACGCTCTCTGTCGTCTGGGGTTTGCAGACGCTCGTCGCGGTCAACCTCTTCTGCTACTTCTACTGGCGTGACCTGTTCGCCGACTACGCGAGCGTGCGCTTTTTGGGCATGCTTGCGCTGCACGTGTCGCACTTCGTCATGGCGCCGCTGCTGCGGCACACGCGACAGCTCGTGTCTCAGGGCGAGACCGCCGCGGCGCCATCCTCGCGCACGCTGACCCGCTGGGCCGCGCTCGGGCTGCTCACCACGGTGCTCGATCAGACCGCCAAACACTATTTCCCCGCCGCCGAAACCGCGCTCACGTTCGTGGTGTCGCGTCTCGTGAGTGCGTTCCCGTATGCGTACGCGCTCTGGCCAACAGGCGCTAATGCGTTGGGTACGCTGACTCCTTCGCGCGAATCGGGCTTCACGTGGCGCGCGCTGCACGTGGCCCTGTTCGCGCGCGTGGCCGCGCTGGCGATCGACCTCGTGGTGAGGGTCGCACCGTGGTCGATTGAAACGGCGGCGATGCTCACGGCCGTGGTGGTCGCGGTAAACTTGATCGCCCTCGTGCTGTTCGGGACGCTGCTGCTGTTCGTAGCCCTCGAGCATGAACGCGCGGTCAGTGTGCGCCAAAGCGCGGAGCTGTATGCGGCCAAGCTGCGCGAGTCGCACTCACGGCGGTTGGAGAGCCTGGGTGGTCTGGCGGGCGGCGTGGCGCACGACTTCAACAACATTCTCACGGTCGTTGTAAGCGCTGCCGACGCGGCCCGTGAGGTCGCCAGTTCACCGGCACTGCTCCAGGCTGAACTCGACGCCATCAGTGAGGCCGGTCGTCAAGGCACGGCGCTTACCCGGCAACTGCTCGACTTCGCGCGGCACAAGCCAATGAGCGTGGAGCAGTTCGATTCCACCGTCGTCTTGCAACGCATGCGGCCGATCTGCGAACGTGTCCTCACCGCCGCGCGCCGCCTCGAGTTGCAGGTCGCCGCGGTGCCGGCGCTAACCATGGACGTGTCGCAGTTCGAGCAGGTCGTCCTCAATCTCGTGGTCAATGCGCGCGATGCGATCGAGTCCACCGGCTCGGTCACGATCGCATTAAGCGCGGAGACGGTCACTCGGGCCAGCGCGACGGCAACGAATCTGGCAGCCGGCTCCTACGTCCGCCTCGCCGTACGTGATAGCGGGTGTGGAATCCCCGCCGACGTGCTGCCAAGGATCTTTGATCCGTTCGTCACCACCAAGGAAGCGCGCGGTGGCACCGGCCTCGGGCTCGCCACCGTGCAGCGCGTGGCGCGCGAGAACGGCGGCGATGTGTTCGTCGAGAGTACGCTCGGCGTTGGCACGACGATCGAGGTGTGGCTGTCGGCGACGCCGCCATCCGGAGCCTGACGATCGCTGTTCCGCGAGATAATTTGTCGAGTCCTCATGAATTGTCTTCCTCTTGCCGGAGCCACGATGCGACGTCTTGTCACTCTTGCCGGTGCGGTCCTGTTGAGCACCGTCCCTACCTCCGCCGCTCGCGCACAGACAGCGCCGTCCGATTCCACCGGGTTTCGAGCGGGGCAGTGGGGTGCGGAGTTCACGCTTGGCACGGGGAGTGGCGCCGCGAGCGGTGTTGGTGCCTTGCGCTTTTTCTCTGATCGTCGCGCGCTGTTGCTCGATGTGAACGGACGGCTCACGCGCGCATCCGGTGACGCGTGGCTCAGAAGCGACGAGTCGTCGCTGCATGTGCGGATCGGTCCGCGCTGGTATCGACCGGTGAAAGGGCGCGTGTTGCAATACGTCTCGCTCGGTGTGATCGCGTCACACGATCGCCGCGAGATTCCCGTGTTCTCGAGTTCGCTGGATCCGATGACGCGATCCACGACGAAGTCGTTCGGCGCCGGCACCTTCGGGGAGGTGGGTGGCAGTTGGATGGTGACGCCGCAGCTCAGACTGGGTGCCTCGTGGCAAGGCGTGGTTCAGTACGCGCGCCAGACGCAGGACGCTCGCAATCTCGGGGGAGCGATCGTCGTGCCCGCCTCACGATCGAACGTCTGGAACGCATCGTTTGGTAGCCTCGCGCTGCGCGCGGGCGTGTTCTTCTAGCACGGAATCGAGCACGATGCGCATCCTCGCCATCTCCGGCAGCCTCCGCGCGCGGTCGAGCAATACCGAGTTGCTGCGCGCGGCGGCCCTGGTTTCGCCCACGGAGTTTGCGGTTGAGCTGTACGCTGAACTCGGCGCACTGCCGCACTTCAATCCGGACCTCGACCAGGAAGGCGCGGTTGCTCCCGACAGTGTGGCCCGCTTACGCGCGCAGGTGGGCGCCGCCGATGCGGTGTTGATCTCGAGTCCGGAGTACGCACACGGCGTGCCCGGATCGCTCAAGAATGCACTCGACTGGCTGGTGAGTGCGCCGGAGATGTATCACAAGCCGATGGGAGTACTGACGGCGTCCGGCGCTTCAGCGCACGGGCCTGCGGCCCTCGAGGAGATCCTGCGCACCATGTCGACACAGGTGATGCCGGCGGCCAGCCGCGTGGTCGCGTTGAACGGCAGGCGTCTTGATGCGACACAGATTCTGGAGGATACGGCACTGGCCGAGGTGCTCCGCGACGTGCTGGAGGCGCTGCGTGTGGCCGTGACATCACCGACTGCACTTGAGAGCACATCGCCATGAATGCACCGATGAACCCAGCCGACGTCTACGCGTACCTGGTTCGCACACGACGCGACCTGTGGGCCGCGCTCGAACAGGTGCCCGACGACGTGCTCTCGCGCCCGATGCTCGACGGCGAGCGGTTTCACAGCATCAAGGATCTGGTCTTTCATGTGGCGGCCGTCGAAGACGGATGGCTGCACGAGGATATCCGTCGTCTGCCACCGGTGCTCGACACGTTTCCAGCATTGGCGGCGACGACCGGAGGACCTGAGTACGCGCACTTCGCCCTGCGCGACCTCCTCGACTACTGGCAGGCGGTGGAGGCCAGTACACACGGCTATCTCACGACGCTCAACACCGAGGAGCTGACGCGCGTAGTGACCGTGCACGACGCGCCCGATGAGCGCTACACGGTGAGCGGTCTGTTCAACCACGTGATGTTTCACGAGATGCGTCACACGGCGCAGATCTGCATGCTGTTGCGTATGCAGGGCGTTGCGCCACCATCACTCGATCTGTTGTTCTACCTGCCGAGGATGTAGCGCGCGTTACTCAGCGCTCTGGGGAAGCGTTGGACTCTCGAGTTCCAACTCGGCCCATCCCGCCGCGCCAAGGCGACGCATCGTCTCGAGGTTCCGCCGGTAGATGTTGTGCGCGTCGGGGTACACGGCGATCGCCCGACTGACGCTGGCTTCACGCAACAGCTGCAACATGGGATACGGCGAGCGATTGGTGAAGTTCGTGATGTCGTGTATCGACGTGCCGGCGAATTGATAGGCGGGGTGAAAGCTCGCGATTTGCACCACGCCTCGCAGTCCCAAGGCGGCTACGGCATCATTGGCCACGGTGAGAAAGTCATTGAAGTCGAGAAAATCATTGAGCACCATCGGGTGGATGAGCAGCGTGGTCTCCACCACGCTGGCATCCGCCTGCGACAACGCACGCAACTCGGTGTCGAGCGCGTCGCGCAGTTCCCCTGTAGTCTTCGCCAGGCTGACCGTAATGCGGATCTGGTCTTTGAGATAGACCGCGTTCGCAAACGGACAGAGCTTCAGGCCGATCACCGCCCGTTCCAGCCAGGAACGAGTGGCGTCGGACGCCACCGTGCGAAGATCCACCGGGGAAGAACTCACTTACATCGCGCTCATCTTCTTCTGCAACTCGAGCGCACGATCGAGATGCTTCTGAAGCACCGGCGCCGCCGTGCTGATGAGATCCTTCAGCTCCTGATTCTGCGCGATCCCGAGGGCCTTCGTGGCCGTCTCGAGCACAGCCTGGTGGTACGTCACTTCGTAGTCGATGTATGCCTTATCCCACGCCGCACCCTTGGCGGTGGACTCGAGCAGCGACATCTCCTGCGCGGCCATCGTCTCGCTCTGATCGCCAGCGGGCGCCATCGGCGTCACCGAGAGCTTCTTGGCGAGGTCGAGTCCGGCAGTCCGGAGGCCATGATGCTCACCGACCATCATCTTGCCGAAGTCCTGCACGTCCTTGCTGGTGGCCTTGGTCTGCGCCAGGGCGCCGCGGGCACTGTCGGACGCGCTCGCCTGATCGAGGATGTACACGATGTTCGGATCGGTGAGCGGTGCCGCTTCGGCCGGGGCCATGGCGGTGGTGTCCGATGTCATCGCCGTGGAATCGGCCATGGTATTCTCGCTCTTCTTTTCGCCACAGGCGGCGACGAAGGCCAGCGTAGACAGCAGGAGGGTGGCGCGGGTGATTAACGACATAGGCTCGATTCCTTGGTGTTCGGTGAGGGCATTCCGCTCCGTGCTGGAACGGCAATCCGAAGGCCAGACTCAGCCGTAAGCGACGCAGTCAGCCCGTGTATCGAGTCCATGCGTTGCAAACCTCGATCCAGCGCAGCAGGGGCGACATTGGAACGCGCATCACCAAAGCGGTACACGAAACACTCTGCAAGATACTTGAGCGCGGTGCGTGAAAGCGGCGATGCTTCACCGGTCGCGCGTTCCCGCTTCCTTCTGGCTGGAGTATGTCGTCCCATGTCGCTTCACATGCGAGTCATCGCCAGTACGGTCTTCTTCCTGGCTGCACCGCTCGAGCAGCCACCCACGGTCGACGTCGCGCGCCTCGGCTGGATGGCCGGATGCTGGGAGCA
The DNA window shown above is from Gemmatimonas sp. and carries:
- a CDS encoding DUF1415 domain-containing protein; this encodes MSSSPVDLRTVASDATRSWLERAVIGLKLCPFANAVYLKDQIRITVSLAKTTGELRDALDTELRALSQADASVVETTLLIHPMVLNDFLDFNDFLTVANDAVAALGLRGVVQIASFHPAYQFAGTSIHDITNFTNRSPYPMLQLLREASVSRAIAVYPDAHNIYRRNLETMRRLGAAGWAELELESPTLPQSAE
- a CDS encoding DinB family protein; the protein is MNAPMNPADVYAYLVRTRRDLWAALEQVPDDVLSRPMLDGERFHSIKDLVFHVAAVEDGWLHEDIRRLPPVLDTFPALAATTGGPEYAHFALRDLLDYWQAVEASTHGYLTTLNTEELTRVVTVHDAPDERYTVSGLFNHVMFHEMRHTAQICMLLRMQGVAPPSLDLLFYLPRM
- a CDS encoding ATP-binding protein is translated as MNPDVNASLYDSAAQVRWILHLACAATFMVVMTLLANRLRRPIMQTLSVVWGLQTLVAVNLFCYFYWRDLFADYASVRFLGMLALHVSHFVMAPLLRHTRQLVSQGETAAAPSSRTLTRWAALGLLTTVLDQTAKHYFPAAETALTFVVSRLVSAFPYAYALWPTGANALGTLTPSRESGFTWRALHVALFARVAALAIDLVVRVAPWSIETAAMLTAVVVAVNLIALVLFGTLLLFVALEHERAVSVRQSAELYAAKLRESHSRRLESLGGLAGGVAHDFNNILTVVVSAADAAREVASSPALLQAELDAISEAGRQGTALTRQLLDFARHKPMSVEQFDSTVVLQRMRPICERVLTAARRLELQVAAVPALTMDVSQFEQVVLNLVVNARDAIESTGSVTIALSAETVTRASATATNLAAGSYVRLAVRDSGCGIPADVLPRIFDPFVTTKEARGGTGLGLATVQRVARENGGDVFVESTLGVGTTIEVWLSATPPSGA
- a CDS encoding NADPH-dependent FMN reductase; protein product: MRILAISGSLRARSSNTELLRAAALVSPTEFAVELYAELGALPHFNPDLDQEGAVAPDSVARLRAQVGAADAVLISSPEYAHGVPGSLKNALDWLVSAPEMYHKPMGVLTASGASAHGPAALEEILRTMSTQVMPAASRVVALNGRRLDATQILEDTALAEVLRDVLEALRVAVTSPTALESTSP
- a CDS encoding DUF4142 domain-containing protein; the protein is MSLITRATLLLSTLAFVAACGEKKSENTMADSTAMTSDTTAMAPAEAAPLTDPNIVYILDQASASDSARGALAQTKATSKDVQDFGKMMVGEHHGLRTAGLDLAKKLSVTPMAPAGDQSETMAAQEMSLLESTAKGAAWDKAYIDYEVTYHQAVLETATKALGIAQNQELKDLISTAAPVLQKHLDRALELQKKMSAM